The following is a genomic window from Verrucomicrobiota bacterium.
CGACGTGACGCCGGAGCCGCCCTTTGAATGCGTGGACACGGTGGTGCGCGCCATCACCGGCAGCCCCGAATGTGACTGTGTCATCGGACTCGGCGGTGGCAGCGTGATGGACGCAGCGAAGGTCGCCGCGGCTGCGCTGGGCTTGGACAAAGCCGCGCGGGAGTTGGCCGGGATCGGGCGCGTGGGTACACGACGCACCGGACTGCTGCTGGCGCCCACGACCGCTGGCACCGGCTCGGAGGCGACGTTTGTTGCCGTGCTCACGGACACGACCCAAGACCTGAAGGTAGGCGTAGTGGACCCGAGCCTGCTCGCGGACCTCGTGGTAGTGGACCCGGCGCTGACGGATTCGCAACCAGCGGCAGTCACAGCGGCGGCGGGAATTGATGCCGTGGTACACGCGGTGGAGGCGTTCATCGCGCGAGTCGCGACGCCGCTGGCGCAAGGACTCGCGCTGGAGGCGTTGCGTTACCTCGGTCGCTCGCTTCGCGCGGTGTGCCGGACTCCGGATGACACCCGCGCACGTGATGACATGGCGCTCGGTTCGCACTTGGCTGGACTGGCCTTCGCCAACTCCTCCTGCTGCGGTGTGCACGCGCTGGCGCTTCCGCTGGGCGGACGTTTCCACATTCCGCACGGCGTTGCGACCGGAGGGCTGACGGCGGCGGTGATGCGCCATAACTCGCTGGTTTGCTCCGAGGCATTCGCCGAACTGGGCGCCGCACTGGGCTGGAACATTCGCGAGCCGGAGGACTTTTCCTCGAAATTTGACGCGCTGGCGAGCGAGGTGGGCGTGTGCGCCGCCTTGCGCGGGGTGCGCGTGCCTGCGTCCGGGTTGCCTGAGTTGGCACGCATGGCGGTGGGCATCCGGCGGTTGATGGATCCGAATCCGCGTGTTATCTCCGAAGCGGATGCGGTGCGCATCTATTCGGCCGCGTTGAATCTTTCCTAATCATGAACCCGAAGCTTCGCAGCGAGAATTGGTGGAACAACCCGGACAACCCCGGCATGACCGCTCTTTACCTGGAGCGGTTTTTGAACTTCGGTCTCACCGCGGGCGAACTGCAATCGGGCCGCCCGGTCATTGGCATCGCCCAATCCGGCAGCGACCTCGCGCCCTGCAACCGCATCCATCTCGAACTCGAGCAGCGCACACGCGACGGCGTGCGCGACGCAGGTGGCGTGCCGCTGGTCTTTCCCATGCACCCGATTCAGGAGTCCGTGCGACGGCCCACGGCGGCGCTCGACCGCAATCTCGCCTACCTCGCCCTGGTCGAAATTCTGCACGGCTACCCGCTTGATGGCGTTGTTTTCACGACCGGCTGCGACAAGACGACACCCGCCGCACTCATGGCGGCAGCGACCACGGACCTGCCCGCAATCGTCTTATCCGGCGGTCCGATGCTCAACAGCTACCTCGACGGCCAGCCGGCTGG
Proteins encoded in this region:
- a CDS encoding iron-containing alcohol dehydrogenase → MRATLHAAGVEVQVFADVTPEPPFECVDTVVRAITGSPECDCVIGLGGGSVMDAAKVAAAALGLDKAARELAGIGRVGTRRTGLLLAPTTAGTGSEATFVAVLTDTTQDLKVGVVDPSLLADLVVVDPALTDSQPAAVTAAAGIDAVVHAVEAFIARVATPLAQGLALEALRYLGRSLRAVCRTPDDTRARDDMALGSHLAGLAFANSSCCGVHALALPLGGRFHIPHGVATGGLTAAVMRHNSLVCSEAFAELGAALGWNIREPEDFSSKFDALASEVGVCAALRGVRVPASGLPELARMAVGIRRLMDPNPRVISEADAVRIYSAALNLS